The sequence AAAGTATTGATGATGCGCTCAATGACGTTAAAGAATTCAAGGCGACGATCGAGTCTAAAGAAGAATATAAAGAATTGGTCGAAATTGCAAAGAAATTAGAAGGTCTGGCAAGACATCCGGCAACACATGCGGCCGGTGTCGTAATAACACCAAAAGAGCTTGTTGAATACGTGCCTCTATATAGAAATCCGGAAAAGGGTGATATCTCGACTCAATATGCTAAAAATTCACTTGAAGATATAGGCATCCTGAAAATGGATATCCTCGGGTTGAGGACATTGACAGTAGTCGACTCCACGTTGAAAATGATCAATAAAAGAAAAGAGGACATGCTGCCTAATGATGAGAAAACGTATGAAATCCTGAAGAAAGGCGAGACTATCGGCGTGTTCCAGTTGGAAAGTCATGGCATGCAGGACTTGCTAAGGTCAGTAAAGCCGGAACGGTTTGAAGAACTGACTGCGATCATTGCGCTGTACCGGCCAGGGCCCATGGGTAACATGAATATGCAAAAAGTCATTGAGAATAAAGAGCATCCCGAAAAGATCAAGTATCAACACCCGTCATTGGAAAAGATCCTGAAAGAAACTTATGGTTTGATTTTATACCAGGAACAGGTAATGCAGATCGCCGCCCATATCGCGGGTTTTTCTTTTGCTGAAGCCGATAATCTCAGACGGGCGATGGCAAAAAAGATCCCTGAACTGATGGATGAAAACCGGGAACGTTTTATTTCCGGTGCCGCGAAGAATAATGTTTCTAAGGATCTGGCTGAAGAAATTTTCAAGAACATCGCACCGTTCGCCGGATACGGATTCAATAAATCGCATGCTGCCGCCTACGCGGTCCTGGCATACCAGACGGCTTTCTTGAAAGCGCATTTCGCGCAGGAGTTCATGCTGGCATCGCTGGACAGCGAGATCGGCGATACGGACCGCTTGTGGGTGCTGATCCGTGAGTCCAGGCGCCTGGGTATTGAAGTGCTGATCCCGGATATCAATGCCAGCGATTACGCATTTAAAAAAGAGAATGGCTATATCCGGTATGGACTGGGTGCTTTGAAGAACCTGGGAAAACCCATATCTGAAGCCATCATGAAAGAGCGCACCCGCGGTGCGTTCAAGTCGTTTTTTGATTTCCAGATCAGGATGAAGGGTCTGAATAAAAAATCCATCGAAGCGCTGATCAAGGCCGGCGCATTCAGCAAATTTGAAGCCAATATAAAGAAACTGCTGGATCAGTCAACTGAAAAACAGACCAAGGGGACGCAAACATCCCTTTTCACAGACGAAGTACAAGAAAACACGGGAAATAACAAAACTGAATCATTGGATAAGACCGCAATGGATAAAGAAGCCTTTGGTTTCTATTTCACAGAGCACCCTCTTGATAAATATCGCGAGGAATTCAGCGTCCTGGGGCTGACCCCCATTAACAACCTGGTAACAGTGGAAGATGGGCAGAGTGTCATTATCGGTGGCATTCTGGGTGCAAAAAAGGTGAGAAAAGACAAAAAAGATCGTAACTACGCGATAATAAGTCTGGAGGATTTTGACGGGGCGATCGATGTTTTCGTTTTTTCCGAGCCTTTTGAAAAGTATTCATCACTGCTGAAGACGGACGCGCCATTGATAATAAAAGGGCGCATATCAGGCGAGGATGAAAAAAGGAGTATTCGTGCTGAACAGATCATTCCTTTTGCAAATTCCAGAGCGTTTTACAAAAGGATATTCATTGAATGCAAGAACGGGAAGATCAATGAAGTGAATTTGAAGGATTTCCAGGAATTACTCGCAGACAACAAGGGAAATTGTGAAATATGGTTCAAAGTAGCAGATGGGAACGACAATCGGAAAATAAGGTCAAAATCCATGAAAATAAACCCGGATCCCGAGGTATTAAAAAAGATCCGGGCGATCTTTGGCCCTGACACATTGAAGATATTCGGACAATTATGAGTAAAAAAGAAAATAGGAGGTAACATGATGCTCATGGTTTTTCTAGGTAGTTTTTATCTGGTGGATCAACCGGATATTTTGATACCGCAACACGGCAGATACGATGTACAGCTTCGTTTTGGTCCTGTTGGTGAAATAATCGGATACGGCAGCATTGATCTATGGGACCGCTTGTCTATTGGCGTCAGTTACGGTGCGGCGAACCTTATAGGAGCCGGAGATCCTGATTTCTACACCCAGCCAGGCGTACAGGCAAGGGTATTGGCGCTTGAACCGAGTGCTTTTATGCCTGCTGTCGCTTTTGGATTTGATAACCAGGGTTATGGCGGATTCAATAACGAACGGTATTATGTCATGTCAAAAGGGCTTTATTGTCAGGTGGGCGAGATATTTGATTATCCCGGGTTGACTATTGTTCCAAGCTTGGGCATCAACTATTGTTTTGAAGACGATGGCCGGCTGGATATGTTCGGTGGGGTAAAGTTCCAGCTTGGTTCGTCGACGCAATTTCTTGTGGACTATTCTCCAAATTTCAATGACGAATTGGATCAAAATAAGGGTTACTTGAATTTTGGCCTGAGGTTCGTGTTCTACGACCAGCTGTTTTTTGAATTTTCTTTGAGAGATCTGTTGGATAATGGAGTGGATACACAACTTAACAGAATGATCAAGATCGGTTATCAGGCTCAATTTTAAAAATGTTTCACGTGAAACATATCTCTGAAATCACCGATAATTCGACACAAAACCGTCAAAATGACATTGGAAAACATGCGCTCAGGAGGTGAAAATGATCAAAGAACTCACTGATAATGACTTCTGGCAGGAAGTTGAAAAATCCAGCGTTCCATTGATCGTTGATTTTTGGGCTATCTGGTCTCAGTCGTGCATGATGGTTTCGCAGACCATAGAAGAGCTGTCAAAGAAGTATGATGGCAAGTTCGCATTTGGGAAAGTCAATGTCGACAACGAGATAAAAACCGCGAATGACTGCGATATTCAGAATATCCCGACGATAATTATCTATTCCAATGGTTCAGAGTTGGAAAGGATGATTGGCACGGTGACCAAAAAAATTCTGGCTGGCAAATTGAAAAAATTGAAACCTAAAAAGACACGCAAGGTGTCTAAATAATGACCATCCGAGGAGGAAGCATGATCAAAAAAAGGAATCTAATCGCCGCAGCATTGCTGATTACGGTGATCATTGCCTGCGGTGGGCGAAAAAATGGTTCGGGCGAAAACAGCGGTTTCACTTTGCCCTCGATCAGCGGTGAACAGGTCGGTTTTGCTGATTATAAAGGAAAAGTAGTTGTCCTGGATTTTTTCGCGACCTGGTGCGGTCCGTGCCGAAGCGAGATCCCGCATCTGGTTGATATATACAACAGGAACAAAGACCGCGGTTTTGTCATACTGGGTATCAGTCTTGAGGATGAAGCGACACTAACGAACTTTCGCGATGAAAATAATATTACCTACCCGATATTATTGGGCAACCGGGAGGTTTTTAACCAGTATAACGTTTCGCCTATCCCCCATACGATATTTTTCGACAAGAAAGGAAAACAAAGAAAGGTTCAGATCGGATTCGCGCCCCAGCTGATCCCTGAATTCGAATCGTTGATTGAAACGATGCTCAACGAGTGATCTCCGGGGGTTCGATATGATCGTGCTCAACTGGATAAAAGAATTACAGTTCGAAGCAGAGGATGAAAAAGGCCACAAAATAATTGTCGATACGGCCAGAGAAAGCGGCGGTCTTGATGAGGGCATCACGCCTTTGCAGTTATTGCTCGTCTCGCTGGCCGGCTGTATGGCTATGGACATCGTCGCGATCCTGCGCAAGAAAGGCGGCCGGATCGACAAGTTCCAGATGATCCTTGACGGCAAGCGGGCCGACGAGAACCCGCGGCAATACACGAAAATAACCTACCAGATAAAATGCGAAGGCGATTACAAAAGGGAAGACCTGGTCAGGGCCTATGAACTGTCGAGGGATAAATTTTGTTCAGCGCTGGCGACGGTCAAAAACCCGCCAGAGTTTGAATTTCTAATATAATACGCTACTGATACATTACGCCATTACGCCAATGGGCAGAATGACGTAAGCCCGGAAGCTGCGACCGGTGATCCCCGGTGTTATGATGTTATTTCACTCAATGCTCAATAATCAACCGTCTTCAATCGTTTGACCAGCGTTTCGAGCTGGTTCATGACCGATAAGATAGTCGGATCTTTGATCGAATACATTTTACCGCTGACCAGATTTTCATACCGCACAATATCAAGCTGACGTAAAGACCGCAAGACCACGCTGATGGTTGGCACGCTTAAACGCATTTCCTGCGCGATCTCAGTTGGCTTCATGGCAGCGCGGCCCAGCGCTTTCAAAACTTCATAGGCAGTTGGGTTTCCCAATACCCGGCAGATCCTGGAGCTGCGGTAATGCAATTCTGGGATTTTTTTTCTCACGACTGCATTATACTCCGCCATGAACCCATGTCAAGAGCATTTAGTCATTTTGCCAATTGGCTAAATCACTAAATCAATAAGATCAAAAAAATGGTTTTGAGCGTCGCCTCTTGATTTATTGAACATTATTACTATAATTCGTTAATGTTATTCAAAAATAAAAATAAAAAGAATGAAAAAAATATCGTGCATAAATATAAAATGGAGATGAAATGACAGAAAAATTTGATGTCAGGAAACACGCGAAAAATCTTGCGCACA comes from bacterium and encodes:
- a CDS encoding OsmC family protein, which codes for MIVLNWIKELQFEAEDEKGHKIIVDTARESGGLDEGITPLQLLLVSLAGCMAMDIVAILRKKGGRIDKFQMILDGKRADENPRQYTKITYQIKCEGDYKREDLVRAYELSRDKFCSALATVKNPPEFEFLI
- a CDS encoding thioredoxin domain-containing protein; this translates as MIKELTDNDFWQEVEKSSVPLIVDFWAIWSQSCMMVSQTIEELSKKYDGKFAFGKVNVDNEIKTANDCDIQNIPTIIIYSNGSELERMIGTVTKKILAGKLKKLKPKKTRKVSK
- the dnaE gene encoding DNA polymerase III subunit alpha, yielding MSFIHLHNHTEYSLLDGAMQIDRLTDLAAKFKMSSLAITDHGNLFGAIEFYKSARRRGVKPIIGIETYIAPRSRFDQTKDIKVPESSFHLTLLCENEQGYRNLVKLSSHAYLEGFYYKPRIDKELLKQHCQGLIGLSGCFKGEVTYRVNMGDMAGARKALAEYQEILGKDNFYLEIMRMGIKNEEKTISQLLELSKEFDAPFVATNDCHYFSQDDHKAHDVLLCIGTKKVLSDKERLKFETKHAYFRPPEEMMRLFEDLPEAITNTMLIAERCNLAIDTSGKDVKLPNFPRPANFESDFEYLKYLAFEGIQHRYPRTTPGIEDRLNFELGIMKKMGLSGYFLIVRDIIQFAKSQDIPVGPGRGSAVGSLVLYALDITDVDPLQYNLIFERFLNPDRISLPDVDVDFGDAKRDKVIEFIKNRYGEKNVTQVITFGTMQARAVIRDVGRVLGVPYNDVDKLAKMIPFQQSIDDALNDVKEFKATIESKEEYKELVEIAKKLEGLARHPATHAAGVVITPKELVEYVPLYRNPEKGDISTQYAKNSLEDIGILKMDILGLRTLTVVDSTLKMINKRKEDMLPNDEKTYEILKKGETIGVFQLESHGMQDLLRSVKPERFEELTAIIALYRPGPMGNMNMQKVIENKEHPEKIKYQHPSLEKILKETYGLILYQEQVMQIAAHIAGFSFAEADNLRRAMAKKIPELMDENRERFISGAAKNNVSKDLAEEIFKNIAPFAGYGFNKSHAAAYAVLAYQTAFLKAHFAQEFMLASLDSEIGDTDRLWVLIRESRRLGIEVLIPDINASDYAFKKENGYIRYGLGALKNLGKPISEAIMKERTRGAFKSFFDFQIRMKGLNKKSIEALIKAGAFSKFEANIKKLLDQSTEKQTKGTQTSLFTDEVQENTGNNKTESLDKTAMDKEAFGFYFTEHPLDKYREEFSVLGLTPINNLVTVEDGQSVIIGGILGAKKVRKDKKDRNYAIISLEDFDGAIDVFVFSEPFEKYSSLLKTDAPLIIKGRISGEDEKRSIRAEQIIPFANSRAFYKRIFIECKNGKINEVNLKDFQELLADNKGNCEIWFKVADGNDNRKIRSKSMKINPDPEVLKKIRAIFGPDTLKIFGQL
- a CDS encoding ArsR family transcriptional regulator, yielding MRKKIPELHYRSSRICRVLGNPTAYEVLKALGRAAMKPTEIAQEMRLSVPTISVVLRSLRQLDIVRYENLVSGKMYSIKDPTILSVMNQLETLVKRLKTVDY
- a CDS encoding TlpA disulfide reductase family protein, whose amino-acid sequence is MIKKRNLIAAALLITVIIACGGRKNGSGENSGFTLPSISGEQVGFADYKGKVVVLDFFATWCGPCRSEIPHLVDIYNRNKDRGFVILGISLEDEATLTNFRDENNITYPILLGNREVFNQYNVSPIPHTIFFDKKGKQRKVQIGFAPQLIPEFESLIETMLNE